A window of Methanobrevibacter olleyae contains these coding sequences:
- the dmpI gene encoding 4-oxalocrotonate tautomerase DmpI, whose product MPVVTILGNPNISVEDKREMVKKVSETVAHAYNLPIETITVLVDALPADSIGVGGELLIDRK is encoded by the coding sequence ATGCCTGTTGTAACAATTCTTGGAAACCCAAATATAAGTGTAGAGGATAAAAGAGAAATGGTAAAAAAAGTTAGTGAAACTGTAGCACATGCTTACAATTTACCTATTGAAACAATAACTGTTTTAGTAGATGCTCTTCCAGCAGATAGTATTGGAGTTGGTGGAGAATTATTAATTGATAGAAAATAA